One genomic segment of Phyllopteryx taeniolatus isolate TA_2022b chromosome 12, UOR_Ptae_1.2, whole genome shotgun sequence includes these proteins:
- the gpr156 gene encoding LOW QUALITY PROTEIN: probable G-protein coupled receptor 156 (The sequence of the model RefSeq protein was modified relative to this genomic sequence to represent the inferred CDS: inserted 2 bases in 1 codon) → MEPEWNCSSRCDSPLCLSRSGVRRQQESMEVLQRLCNLSRVAADFPRRSLSPVLSAVVWSLLSCGILLAFCFLLFTLRFKNNRIVKMSSPNLNVLSLLGSVVAYSSGFLFAVDAPAQPQMEASTALLHARVWTLCLGSTMVFGPILGKTWRLYRVFTQRVPDKRVIIRDIQLMAMVALLILADLLVLTAWNLADPIRCSRSLGAVVKMVEKEISYSLSQLDSCSSVYSDLWIIIIVVKKVCLLLYGTYLAGLTSHVSHPPVNQSPTILTAVTLVTLCSGVAVPVAVFMPAWPNVVYGTVAGAIFVCTLTTNFMLFVPQLTEWRHFEEDHINPSQLAKYFSSPSKSQPSVYSQDDVYFLLGENNSMKKLLNEKNAVIDSLQEQVSNAKDKLLRLVSAGQPSEEQDVDDRHSSSTQTAELQSCHLPASLPHSDVKSRFSPTAPLSPRLVTAPLSSGGLGSSDRPPLPCSVTPAAAPFPLSGGSDGGPCKSITEDPLRSSXGFFRTAEETVQFVNSLQSPRPLNPFEVETFSNGSTSPLGPNTRPAGFVSREKLQEILQELSVDTVLETVLKSARSPSSHARFTETLSLSPISLRTPRSPNPPFVFRYPSISPYAMRKRRPPFHSPRRGLTPPCLHAERRMRDCQKRRKHPEGVNLNGGVTTDGINLQVPNCDLDVQNEEVRSLASRPHGCSLQHADPSDVETGGDTKEHPRGHAADHRGYWDSDSSSSTDYCFYHRPYCDSCLQRGSFLSSDSSDSSDSECEGYDLYRSAHPVVFKEDLKPTFV, encoded by the exons ATGGAGCCCGAGTGGAACTGCAGCTCTCGCTGTGATTCCCCACTCTGCCTCAGCCGCTCGGGGGTCCGCAGGCAACAGGAGAGCATGGAGGTGCTGCAGAGACTGTGCAACCTCAGCAGG GTGGCGGCGGACTTCCCGAGACGCTCGCTCTCCCCGGTGCTGAGCGCCGTGGTGTGGTCGCTGCTTTCCTGCGGCATCCTGCTGGCCTTCTGCTTCCTGCTCTTCACCCTGCGCTTCAAAAACAACAG GATAGTGAAGATGTCCAGTCCCAACCTGAACGTCCTGAGTCTCTTGGGAAGCGTCGTCGCCTACAGCAGCGGCTTCCTGTTTGCCGTGGACGCGCCAGCGCAGCCCCAGATGGAAGCGTCGACAGCTCTACTTCAC GCTCGGGTGTGGACCCTTTGTCTCGGCAGCACCATGGTGTTCGGACCCATTTTAGGGAAAACGTGGCGGCTGTACAGGGTGTTCACCCAGCGAGTGCCCGACAAGAGAGTG ATCATCCGAGATATTCAGCTAATGGCCATGGTGGCCCTTTTGATCCTGGCGGACCTGCTGGTCCTGACCGCCTGGAACCTCGCAGACCCCATCCGCTGCTCTCGATCGCTCGGTGCAGTCGTTAAG ATGGTGGAGAAGGAAATCTCTTATTCTTTGTCACAGCTTGACTCCTGCTCTTCTGTGTACTCGGATCTGTGGATTATCATTATAGTTGTTAAAAAG GTGTGTCTCCTGCTATACGGCACTTATTTGGCCGGCCTGACCAGCCACGTCAGCCACCCTCCGGTCAACCAATCTCCCACCATCCTCACCGCCGTCACTTTGGTCACCCTCTGCTCCGGCGTGGCCGTCCCCGTGGCCGTCTTCATGCCGGCTTGGCCCAACGTGGTCTACGGCACCGTGGCCGGCGCCATTTTCGTCTGCACGCTGACTACCAACTTCATGCTCTTTGTGCCCCAG CTGACGGAGTGGCGGCACTTTGAGGAGGATCACATCAACCCCAGTCAGCTGGCCAAGTACTTCAGCAGCCCCAGTAAGAGCCAGCCTTCAGTCTACAGCCAGGACGACGTCTACTTCCTCCTCGGGGAGAACAACTCCATGAAGAAGCTCCTCAACGAG AAGAACGCCGTGATTGACAGCTTGCAAGAGCAGGTGAGCAACGCCAAAGACAAGCTCCTGCGCCTGGTGTCAGCCGGCCAGCCGTCGGAGGAGCAGGACGTGGACGACCGCCACTCCTCTTCCACTCAGACCGCAGAATTGCAGTCTTGTCACCTTCCAGCTTCTCTACCTCATAGCGACGTCAAATCCAGATTCTCACCAACGGCGCCTCTCTCCCCTCGTCTCGTCACTGCTCCGTTGTCATCTGGTGGTCTGGGATCTTCTGATCGTCCACCTTTGCCTTGCTCCGTAACCCCCGCTGCCGCCCCATTTCCTCTTTCTGGTGGGTCGGATGGAGGCCCATGCAAGTCCATAACAGAAGACCCCCTCCGGTCTTC GGGGTTTTTTCGGACAGCAGAGGAGACGGTTCAGTTTGTCAACTCCCTGCAATCCCCCAGACCTTTGAACCCTTTTGAGGTTGAAACCTTTAGTAATGGATCAACATCCCCCTTGGGACCAAACACCAGACCGGCTGGTTTCGTTAGTCGAGAGAAGTTGCAGGAGATCCTCCAAGAATTGAGTGTGGACACTGTCTTGGAAACTGTTCTAAAATCTGCGAGGAGTCCTTCTTCCCATGCCAGATTTACCGAGACCTTGTCACTTTCCCCCATCTCTCTGCGGACCCCGCGTTCGCCAAATCCTCCTTTCGTCTTCCGCTATCCCAGCATCTCCCCCTACGCCATGAGGAAACGTCGACCGCCCTTCCACTCGCCCAGACGTGGTTTGACGCCGCCTTGCCTCCACGCAGAGAGGCGGATGAGGGACTGTCAGAAGCGAAGAAAGCACCCCGAGGGAGTCAACCTGAACGGAGGAGTCACCACGGATGGTATCAACCTCCAGGTTCCCAACTGCGACCTTGACGTGCAAAATGAGGAAGTGAGAAGTTTGGCATCAAGGCCTCACGGGTGTTCCCTGCAGCACGCCGATCCGTCTGACGTAGAAACGGGCGGCGACACCAAAGAGCACCCCCGCGGACACGCGGCGGACCACCGCGGGTACTGGGACTCGGACTCGAGCAGCTCCACCGACTACTGCTTCTACCACCGACCTTACTGCGACTCCTGCTTGCAGCGAGGCTCGTTCCTGTCCTCGGACTCCTCAGACTCCTCGGACAGCGAGTGCGAAGGTTACGATCTCTACCGCTCGGCGCATCCGGTGGTGTTCAAGGAAGACCTCAAACCCACGTTCGTGTAA